In a single window of the Streptomyces sp. NBC_00094 genome:
- a CDS encoding AraC family transcriptional regulator, producing the protein MDVVSDAISAVRVGRPSSDRVRVGGDWCARLDPYDGAGFHVVLKGSCWLLPDGGAPIALGAGDAVLLPHGTGHVIADSPADAATVARAVSFTRWADRKPPRPPLPQPAFHTPEREVEMLCGKYRLDRSHAHPLLAELPPLVHLPNRVGRHPELRAAIELLGGELDGRRPGASIALPSLLDLLLVYMIRSWMAESTGGAWPAVLGDPVAAAALRALHSDPAAAWTNELLAAEAGVSRPTLARRFTSLVGRPPMAYLTWWRLTHAAALLRDTPDPLATVARRVGYSTPYAFSHAFRREFGTTPGRYRARAAEQPPVSGRTSGSGA; encoded by the coding sequence ATGGACGTGGTGAGCGACGCGATCTCGGCCGTACGCGTGGGCCGGCCCTCCTCCGACCGCGTGCGGGTCGGCGGCGACTGGTGCGCCCGGCTGGACCCGTACGACGGCGCGGGCTTCCACGTCGTCCTGAAGGGGAGCTGCTGGCTGCTGCCCGACGGCGGCGCCCCGATCGCGCTCGGCGCGGGGGACGCGGTGCTGCTCCCGCACGGTACGGGGCACGTCATCGCCGACTCGCCCGCCGACGCGGCGACGGTCGCGCGGGCGGTGTCGTTCACCCGGTGGGCCGACCGGAAGCCGCCCCGACCGCCGCTGCCGCAGCCCGCCTTCCACACGCCCGAGCGCGAGGTCGAGATGCTCTGCGGCAAGTACCGGCTCGACCGCAGCCACGCGCACCCGCTCCTGGCCGAGCTCCCCCCGCTCGTCCACCTGCCGAACCGCGTCGGCCGCCACCCCGAACTCCGCGCCGCCATCGAGCTCCTGGGCGGCGAGCTGGACGGCCGGCGGCCGGGCGCCTCCATCGCGCTGCCCAGCCTGCTCGACCTGCTGCTCGTCTACATGATCCGTTCCTGGATGGCCGAGAGCACCGGCGGCGCCTGGCCCGCCGTCCTCGGCGACCCGGTGGCCGCCGCCGCGCTGCGGGCGCTGCACTCCGACCCCGCCGCCGCCTGGACCAACGAGCTGCTGGCCGCCGAGGCCGGCGTCTCCCGGCCCACGCTGGCCCGCCGCTTCACCTCACTCGTCGGCCGGCCCCCGATGGCGTACCTGACGTGGTGGCGGCTGACGCATGCCGCCGCCCTGCTCCGGGACACCCCGGACCCGCTCGCCACGGTCGCCCGGCGCGTCGGCTACAGCACGCCGTACGCCTTCTCGCACGCCTTCCGGCGGGAGTTCGGCACCACGCCGGGCCGGTACCGGGCGCGGGCGGCGGAACAGCCGCCCGTCAGCGGTCGGACTTCTGGATCAGGTGCGTG